A single genomic interval of Sceloporus undulatus isolate JIND9_A2432 ecotype Alabama chromosome 2, SceUnd_v1.1, whole genome shotgun sequence harbors:
- the LOC121922009 gene encoding glutamine amidotransferase-like class 1 domain-containing protein 3A, mitochondrial gives MGKKVAVILSGCGAYDGSEIHESSAIMVHLSREGAQVELYAPNILQTQVVNHATGQPVEEKRNVLVESARIARGNVKDLATLAMKDLDALIIPGGFGVAKNLCSWASEGKNCTVSKEVEDAIKAFHLTQKPIGLCCIAPVLAAKVLPGCELTVGDDTECETWPYAKTAQVLKEMGCKHINRSVGQIHVDCRHKLVTTSAFMCNAPLHEIYDGVGKMVQEVLRMA, from the exons ATGGGCAAGAAAGTGGCGGTCATCTTGTCCGGCTGTGGGGCCTACGATGGGAGCGAGATCCATGAATCTTCAGCCATCATGGTCCATCTCAGCAGGGAAGGGGCACAG GTTGAGCTATACGCCCCAAATATCCTCCAGACGCAGGTGGTCAACCATGCCACAGGTCAACCAGTGGAAGAGAAGCGCAACGTCTTAGTGGAGAGTGCCAGGATCGCACGAGGAAATGTGAAGGATTTGGCCACGCTGGCAATGAAGGATCTGGATGCTCTCATCATCCCAG GTGGTTTTGGAGTGGCCAAAAACCTCTGCTCTTGGGCCTCAGAAGGAAAGAACTGCACCGTCTCCAAAGAGGTGGAGGATGCCATCAAGGCTTTCCATTTGACTCAGAAGCCCATTGGCCTGTGCTGCATCGCTCCAGTACTGGCAGCCAAAGTCCTCCCAGGCTGCGAACTGACTGTTGGGGACGACACAGAGTGTGAGAC CTGGCCCTATGCCAAGACGGCCCAGGTGCTGAAGGAGATGGGCTGCAAACACATCAACAGGAGCGTCGGTCAGATCCACGTGGACTGCAGGCACAAGCTGGTGACCACAAGCGCTTTCATGTGCAATGCCCCCCTCCACGAAATCTATGATGGAGTCGGGAAGATGGTCCAAGAGGTGCTGAGGATGGCCTGA
- the LOC121923654 gene encoding uncharacterized protein LOC121923654 codes for MMSSSSQSMGLLSLVAGSLLLCVHFYSVTCPKPLLPGTALGVLLLLFSSLVGYAGIQKTLHGSSLFVSLCLAISALWCGYGVVQILAAHDFLHGAADLRDAVIPGLVAFSLGLLLVALVGFLQREVTLAMMASAISFACAHEVASFYDVGFGSSATACGYLVASLASGYIVLGRGLFFLSKEAIVLPVTDLAERRVRDGQIPVATNDLIPLSLILNALSASVFGCRLLGLTGDLFVGQVPWLWVGAVYQLGVSIFSYRRGYALMATFSSFTSLLDFAGGYSLLILLWLPELPAFPVPLFVGFALLLATLAIFLVLDSLADGLYILFYVVWCVALACSPHGFFNSGPQGVSVAIFVASALMALVHLYNQKASIQIPRGEWLLKSQLSRLSVFKFWEGKDPHAPYLGYSKYADAEALGYASSMLASFAIMLAVNPASPLAMVIIPWVVVAGGLLTLLCSFVAISHGKVLESSTFIFYGAMWMLWGLARYGGLYGMAWSFQVSINIGTIMVLNAVLVFGTLFLTLCWFAYCLVFELVLLSFLLHALDIHSPGYEMAVTIMFGLVSFYGFLSALVNSTFEWPRLPVGRPILKFRRGGGEPTCPHLPARRASSVKRVADIMKQGGACGIPTDTVYVLAAACNRPDAVEKAYHTKLQAQDRPMSLWISSLKQLEPAKHLFSPVLWDFMDAAWPSPISLVVPRGKWVDHLGLEDSAKYVGTAKNIAIRIPNCSVTTHLIDLVGPITVTSANPTGEADTTHHNQVYAKLGDKVDAVLCDGPSPENIASTVVDCTKIENGSVGFFRVGIVPQTQVLQILEQVQRKHHLGQKNKTTMATEGEDEPEDLLRPAPNGSSATYVPGDPPTLYPNEVLCSEEDLPSQVLEEGGDCPEMGPQAISHKGEKNPP; via the exons ATGATGTCCTCCTCCAGCCAGTCAATGGGGCTCCTCAGCTTGGTGGCAG GGTCTCTCTTGCTCTGTGTGCATTTCTACAGCGTCACCTGTCCAAAACCATTGCTCCCTGGAACGGCGCTTGGGGTCCTCctgctccttttctcctctctggTGGGATACGCAG GGATACAGAAGACTCTCCATGGCTCCTCCTTGTTTGTGTCCCTCTGCCTGGCCATCTCAGCCCTCTGGTGTGGTTATGGAGTGGTCCAAATCCTGGCTGCACATGATTTCCTCCACGGCGCTGCCGACTTGCGTGATGCAGTCATTCCAGGGTTGGTGGCCTTCAGCCTGGGCCTTTTGCTTGTGGCCCTGGTGGGCTTCCTCCAGAGAGAGGTCACCTTGGCCATGATGGCTTCTGCCATCTCTTTTGCCTGTGCCCATGAAGTAGCCTCTTTCTACGACGTTGGCTTTGGCTCATCTGCCACAGCCTGTGGCTACCTGGTGGCTTCTCTGGCCAGTGGCTACATTGTCCTGGGGAGAGGCCTTTTTTTCCTCAGCAAGGAGGCCATCGTCTTGCCTGTCACAGACCTGGCAGAAAGAAGAGTCAGAGATGGGCAGATTCCAGTGGCTACCAATGACTTGATCCCTCTCAGCTTGATCCTCAACGCGCTGTCGGCCAGTGTCTTTGGCTGCCGGCTCCTGGGCTTGACTGGTGACCTCTTTGTTGGGCAGGTCCCTTGGCTCTGGGTTGGAGCAGTCTATCAGCTGGGGGTCTCCATCTTCTCCTATCGCAGGGGGTATGCCCTGATGGCCACCTTCTCCAGCTTCACTTCCCTGCTGGACTTTGCTGGAGGCTACTCCCTTCTCATCTTGCTTTGGCTGCCAGAGTTGCCCGCCTTCCCAgtcccactttttgtgggttttgcccTCCTTTTGGCCACATTGGCCATCTTCCTTGTCCTCGACAGCCTGGCTGATGGCCTCTACATTCTCTTCTATGTGGTCTGGTGTGTTGCTCTGGCTTGTAGCCCCCATGGCTTTTTCAACAGTGGCCCTCAGGGTGTGTCAGTGGCCATATTTGTGGCCTCAGCCCTCATGGCCCTGGTTCACCTTTACAACCAGAAGGCAAGCATTCAAATCCCGCGAGGGGAGTGGCTGCTCAAATCTCAGCTCTCACGTCTCAGTGTTTTCAAGTTCTGGGAGGGCAAAGACCCCCATGCTCCCTATCTGGGCTACTCAAAGTATGCAGATGCTGAGGCCCTGGGCTACGCATCAAGCATGCTGGCTTCCTTTGCCATCATGTTGGCAGTCAACCCAGCCTCCCCACTTGCCATGGTCATCATTCCATGGGTGGTGGTTGCTGGAGGGCTCTTGACACTCCTGTGTAGCTTTGTGGCCATCTCTCATGGCAAGGTCTTAGAGAGCAGCACCTTCATTTTCTATGGGGCCATGTGGATGCTTTGGGGCCTTGCCAGATATGGCGGTCTCTATGGCATGGCTTGGAGCTTCCAGGTGTCCATAAACATTGGAACCATCATGGTCCTCAATGCTGTCCTTGTCTTTGGCACACTCTTCCTGACCCTCTGTTGGTTTGCCTACTGCCTGGTCTTTGAGCTGGTCCTCCTCAGCTTTCTTTTGCATGCCCTGGACATCCATTCCCCTGGATATGAGATGGCCGTTACCATCATGTTTGGCCTGGTGAGCTTCTATGGCTTCCTCTCAGCGCTGGTCAACAGCACTTTTGAATGGCCCCGGCTCCCCGTGGGACGACCCATCCTGAaattcagaagaggaggaggagaacccaCCTGTCCTCACCTGCCGGCCAGGAGAGCCTCTTCGGTCAAGCGAGTCGCAG ATATCATGAAGCAGGGAGGAGCCTGTGGGATCCCCACAGACACGGTCTATGTCCTCGCAGCAGCCTGCAATCGACCTGATGCTGTGGAGAAGGCTTACCA CACTAAGCTCCAGGCTCAAGACCGTCCCATGTCCCTCTGGATTTCGAGTCTGAAACAGCTGGAACCAGCCAAGCATCTCTTCAGCCCTGTTCTCTGGGACTTCATGGATGCCGCCTGGCCTTCACCCATCAGTCTGGTGGTCCCACGAg GTAAATGGGTGGACCACCTGGGCTTGGAAGACTCTGCCAAGTATGTTGGTACTGCAAAGAACATTGCCATCCGCATCCCAAATTGCTCCGTCACCACACACCTCATTGACTTG GTTGGTCCAATTACAGTCACATCTGCCAATCCAACTGGAGAGGCGGACACCACCCACCACAACCAAGTATATGCCAAGCTGGGAGATAAG GTAGATGCTGTCTTATGTGATGGTCCTTCTCCAGAGAACATTGCCTCCACAGTGGTGGACTGCACCAAGATTGAGAACGGGAGTGTCGGGTTCTTCCGAGTCGGCATCGTTCCCCAAACCCAG GTCCTTCAGATACTTGAACAAGTGCAAAGAAAACATCATTTGGGTCAGAAGAACAAGACCACCATGGCTACAGAAGGTGAGGATGAGCCTGAAGACTTGCTGAGACCTGCCCCCAATGGGTCTTCTGCTACTTATGTGCCAGGGGACCCTCCAACGTTGTATCCCAATGAAGTGCTCTGCTCTGAAGAAGACCTTCCATCCCAGGTGCTGGAAGAGGGAGGGGATTGCCCTGAGATGGGACCTCAGGCCATCAGTCACAAAGGAGAAAAGAATCCACCCTAG